The genomic DNA GTATCATAGAGTATTATGTGAAAATAATCTAACAGTGAGTATTTAACTGAAACCTTGAAGTGTCCACAACATTAGGCAATGCActtaatgctaacatgttgttgtttagcaggtataactTTTACCATGTTCCTCATACCAGTTTACCATGCTATCATGCGCACATTTGTCAATTAGCAGTAAACATAATATACAACTGTGTCTGATGGATGTGTAATtgtatgtaaaaaaacaaagtactGAAGTGAAATTTTAACCAGATCGTGACAATACTGAAAATATTAGAGAACCCTCAAAGTTGCTACAATTCATCGTGAGAGGaatatgaatgtgtgcaccatttgttgagacatttcactcaaaaccaatAATGTCAATCTCATGGTGACACCAGAGGAAAAGAGGATAGGATAAGACAGAGGTATGGGAATAACCAGTGTCAGTAGGATTCaccctctggggatcatgacTGTTTGTACCAAATTTAAGGGCAGACCATCCAACAGATGTTGTGATAGGTCACAGACCCAGTACGGTAATGTTGAGAGCTTCACATCACAGAATACATACGACCAAAAGACTTTCAGTTTTGTAGCAATGCTTCATATTATTAGCTCCTGCTTGACttcttgtcttttgtgtgtcagtgacaacattaaaaaacatcctAATGTTTTACAGTGACTCTGACCTGACATTCTCTCTCACTGTGATTGACCGCTCAAGTATTACTGCTGTAAGAGGGAGGAGTCTGAgaagggggaagaggaggaaccaGAGCTCGCCACCATGTCGCCGACCCGCCCCCTGGCTCTGTCCGCTCCCCCTACGCCTCCAACCCCGGATCACTATGGTGACGAACCGGAGACCTACCCACCCACCTTCCTCACTGAAGCCAATGGGCCTGCCAGCTACTCCCCAACACCACCGCCACGCAGGTGCCAGCGCTCACATGCCTTCTGCCCGTCCTGCGCCCGCTGCTCGCTGCCCTTCTACTTGCAGCACCCGGAGAGGCTGTGCAATGGTGGCCGCAGGATCAGCTACAggactgtgcagcagcaggaccTGGAACTGCCCATGGACCTGGCTAGCTTCTACCAGAAGCTCAACCTCATCCGCTCCGTCACCATGAGGGAGGTGGTCACCCACAGCGTCAGCACTGACGTCTAGGAACAGACAGGGAGGAGCACCGCCCTGCTGGCCCGGAGGAAGGTTGATTTATACAAAATGCCCTGACTCAGTACtatctgcaaacacacacactaaattaACATGTTATGTAAGTGTTGTGCTGGGGATTGGTGCATTAAAACCGTGCCGTAGAGATGCACTGCAACACTGAGGGCTTTTGGTGATGTAACACATCTCCTGGAAGCTTTACTGAAGGTCTACAGCTCTGGAGTAACAGCTGAATGCATTTCTGAacttaatatttgtttttgtttctatgTATCAAAGTATTAACAAGACAATTTACAGTTTTAGCATTTATCAGAAAATTTaacactgatttctttttttcagtgcacTACGGAGCAGGCACAATGGTAACCTGACATGACAGatgttacacagaaccatctggaaagtcgtccatggaaactgttttgaaaagggcaggcactttcAAAATATTTGTCAGGTGATTgaatgaaccatctgtctatcacagGCTAACTTTAATCAATCAGATCAACGTACCATAATATGGTTAATCCTACTACATCATATTAATACATCATAAATACATCATATTATGATGTAGTAGGATTCTTACCAAAG from Chaetodon trifascialis isolate fChaTrf1 chromosome 6, fChaTrf1.hap1, whole genome shotgun sequence includes the following:
- the LOC139333073 gene encoding protein FAM163B — protein: MSAGTVVIAGGILATVILLTIVAVLCLCRLQYYCCKREESEKGEEEEPELATMSPTRPLALSAPPTPPTPDHYGDEPETYPPTFLTEANGPASYSPTPPPRRCQRSHAFCPSCARCSLPFYLQHPERLCNGGRRISYRTVQQQDLELPMDLASFYQKLNLIRSVTMREVVTHSVSTDV